Part of the Paroedura picta isolate Pp20150507F chromosome 3, Ppicta_v3.0, whole genome shotgun sequence genome is shown below.
GAGAGCACCAGGGGAGCAGTGGCCGGAGGATGCTGTTGCAGTGGTCCTGCTTGTGGGCTTCTCAGAGGTAGTTGCATGGCCATTGACTATGACGGgaaccatttaaaaataatattcaaaaTAATGCACAGCACCTACTTCTCTGAGTGTAAGCACAGGCCTCATCAGGCTCTTTAATGGGACCAGGGAATGCATCACATGACCCATCTACTGCATTCTGTCCCTGGAGAGGAAATCGGAATGGAAAAAGAGCAGCAGTGGGCAGGGTGCCTCCCCTTGTCAACACTGTATAATTGTCCTTGTCTCCTTTCTATAGTTTTTGCTCCTCTTGCTGATGATCCCCCCTATTCCTTGCTTGCAGGCTGACAGCTTAAATGTCTGCTTGCTTAAGTAAAGGACAGTGCTAAATGTATCCCCATGTTCCAGTCTTGATTTAATAAGGATGGCATAATCCAATGCAATAATATTGCCTATCAAAGTGAAATGCTCAGCAGCCTTGCAACCCTGGCCAAATATTGGGGGAAAGGATGGGAGTGGGGATCAGGACAGCAATGCCTGTGTAATGAGAACAGCTAGGAGAAGGTGGCTGACCTGTTTATGCCAGGAGTCCAGGTTAGTCCTTCCAACACACGAGGGGCTTGGCCAGCCCAAAACAGGCTCTTTGCAATATACGCCGGAAGAAAGAGATCTGAGTAGAGAGCTCTGTTCAAATGAAGCTTTCCACACTGCCCTTTGTGTGTTTGGCCAGTGGGGAAGGCATGCAAGACTCACCTCACAGGAATGCCTCTGGCTTGTAGTACGCGATAATATTCCACAGATTGGTATGGAGACACCCGCTGGTCCTTGGCGCCCACACAGAGCAGCACAGGTGTATTCACCTACAGGAGAGAGAGGACCCAATGAGCACGTGAGCAATACACAAAAGTCCTGCTTGCCACTTTGGGTCAAACTAAAAAAATAAAGATCCAAATGCTATGCCAAGAAAAGTGGAATTCTGCGTGTCAAATAAAGAAAATTGTATGTTTCCTTATCATGTTTTTGTTATTCACAAGATGCATAAAGGTGCCATTACAGAGACTGAGGTCCCCTCTGCTCCCACTCTACATACTGCAGAAATTCTGCTCAGCTCTCCTTCTGAGTGCTGAGATTTCAGCAAGTGTTCTCACACAATATTTAGCTCTGTTTGCAGCATAAGGTTTGCTATTTTAGCACAAGTGCTGAGATTCTCAGGACGCCAAGTTCTAGTCCCTAGTCCCAAATTTCACAGGAGTGCAGTATTGGCACAATACACATAGCACATAAATCACTGCTCCAAAGACAAGTTACTTTTGTAACTCTCTTTACGTGGGCccacccttgtctttgacccagaaacttcagctggtacagaatgcggccgccagggtccttactaggacttcttggagggctcacattcagtcAGTGTTGAGACAACTATACTGGTTACTGGTCTGCCTCCGGATCTAGTTCAAGGATCTGGTTTTAACCTtgaaggctatatgcagccttggtcctacctgagggactgcttatctgtgtatgccccccacagggatcTCCATTCTGCGGGTaggaatctgtcctgggcccccagaatatctgcctagccttgaccaggaccagggcctttttggccttggcccccacctggtgggatgagctcccagaagagggcctgccagatggagctctttcaccaggagtttggttgaggctggggggtgggggtaggggtgacTGGAGTTTTGATCTAGGGGTCCTGCCCTAATTGAATGCCCCAGAGTTACAATTAAAATCAGGATATTATTCCTTGGTTGGGATGAGCGGAGTTGGGTAGGGGGGATTATTGATTTACCACCATCTTATAACTTTGGGATATTGTGATTATTGTTACttttgttttaatggaattttatgggatatatggttttatggttttacctGTAAGACGCCTCAAAGCGGCATCGtcgtgagaagtggggtataaataaataaataaataaataatagtcttGTTTAGTCAttacaatttggtgatccaaccACGTGCCATGTGCAGTCCTATTCAGTATGCACAGGAGCCATTTTGGTGAGTTACGCAGTGCACACCTTTTCTGTCTTTGGCAAGGGCAATTGTGAACTCAGATGTTTCAGGGAACAAGCACTTCTGAATGGAAGCTGGAAAATACAGCATTTCTTTATTCACACAGAAAGGGAGGCAAGTATATCAGAACAATCATGGGTCGTGCATGGTCCCATTACGAGAGGCTGGGCTGTCAAAACTGCCAGGACTGAATGGGGCTTCTCTGACTCTTACCTTTGCAGCATGAATGATGGGGGAGCGGAGCAGCATGGCCACCAGATCCTCCTCAGACGGAGTTCGCTCAAAGAAGTATGGCAAGCCTAGAGACGCGTAGCGCCTGTGGGAAGGGACAGTTAGGTTCATGCCCTGGCTTGTGGCCCTTTTCTACGGTTGGAAAGTGGCTTGCGTGGAGGAGGTCAGAGAGGAAGACAAGAGGGCCATAAACTGGAAGGTGAGGATTGGGGAGACTGACCCATGAATGGAGAGAGGATAAGGTAATGTGATAGAGACACGGCAGCATGAAGGCTGTTCAAAAAGAGATGGATCGCGATCGGGAAGAGGAGGTTCTCAGAACAGGTGAGACGAGAGAACTGATGAAAATCAGCTCCTTACCAGTCAGGGATGTCGGAGGTCCCCAGCAGAGTGGCCATGTTGATGACGGGGCTTCTGACTGCACAGGCTTTGTACATCTTTGGGTATCGACCAAGCAGGTGGCAACAGATGAAGCCCCCGTGGGAGCCTCCCAGCAAGGCAATTCTGTTTGGGTCCAAAGGCTCTGACTGCAGCGCCAACTCTAGTGCCAGCTGTGATGGCAGGACAGAGCAAGGGTCAGGCCTGTCCTCAAAGAATGCGGTCCCTGTGAGGCACCCAGTGGGACCCCACAGACCTGAATGCTACCCAGCCCACTCAGCCAGCTTTTGCCACTTGAGTCTGCTCAATGAGTGAAGCTGGCCAAGGTTCTTAGAGGGGGGAATGCAATCCTCAGCCTCTCCGTCCAGTCACCCAGCACAGATTAGCTGATCATGTACTTGATTCCCCAACTCTCCTCCCAGGAAGCTCAATTAAAAATTCTCTGCGTACCTGCGGAAACTCAACTTCCTGAGGGCTGCTGGATGCTGACAGATGGTGGGTGCTCTGTGCATAGAGATACCTAGGACTGGCTCATGCCACCACAACCATCTCCTTCCCTTGTTGCCCTGGCTGAGACCAAGATAGACTACAGAGGCACAGCATAGAACTGGGAGGAGGTGTGTGGAAGGaggcagcaagggggggggggtcacaacatAAGCAGGTCTCTGCCAGAGCCAGCTCTATAACAGCTGCCTCCCACACACCCCACAAGCTTGCCTGCTATTATAAAGAGGGCAAACGGATATGCAGCATGACATCTGCTAATTAGGTCTCCTGCTGCAGCAGTCCTGAGCCATGCACTTTTTATTTACACTCAGGTCATCCTGCAcggaatgaaagagaaagagaaagaaaggaggctGACCTGAGTGTCTTCCACATCTTGTATCCCAACACGGGAGATCAGAGAGTCAATGCTGGCCTGGCCAAAGCCCAAGGAGCCTCTGTAATTCACTGCTTAGAAAAAGGCAaagcaagcagcagcagaagagatgttttttgtactatccaaaggagtctcaaagcaacttacaatcacctacccttccacAGAAGagaccccgtgaggtaggtggaactgagagcaTTCTGgtataactgtgactggcccaaggtcacccaggtggatgccttcggaggaggagtgggggaatcaaacccagttgtccagatgaCAGGCCACCTGGGAATATAGGTCCTTACCCATGAGCACTGCAAAACCCAGCCGGCAGAGACATGCCATGGTTGGACGCCAACAAGCCTCGAAGACCGCGTGAGGGCCACCTGGAATGAGAAGGGCAGCCATACAAAGAAAGGCTGAGAAGCCCTGGCATCATCCCTTTCCTCATTAGAAGCTGAGAGCCAAACATGCAGCTTCAAAAGCCTTTTCAGGCACAAAACCATTCCGGAAACCTTGCCACCTTAAGAAGAATGATAATATCCTGATGAGGATCTGGGACAAAAAAGAAGCCGAGGGAGAGGAGAGGTCTAGTGGATGGGGGATTGGAAAGTGGTTGCTTCAGACTGAAGGATAGCTGTCACTCACCATGTGGAGAAACAATAAGTGGGAAGCCCTTTCCCCCATGTTGGCAGCCTTGTGGTCTCAACAACAGAGCTTCAAATGCTGCAAGGAAGGCCAAAGATTAGCTGCAGATCACCAacacccaccttcccctcccccagagtCAACCGGCTACACCAGGGCTCTACATGCTTCTCCTGCAGAATCATTCTGAGGTTCTGATCCAGGAATCTAAGCCCATCAAGTTCTTACTGGGACATCTCAACATCCCCACCAGAGTATTTCCTATTATTTCAGCACCCAAAATGGCATGTTGTTCCTCCCAACTACTTCTGTGCCAGCATCAGACTGATCTTTAGCCTGTACAGAATTAAtaaaaggtgagccagcggcagagtggcagggcagccctgaggcagcagccggagaggaggacgaggaggagccgcggcctggtaccaactgatccacggaccggtcccggtccctggaccggaggttggggaccactgcttttaacTATCCTCATCAGCCAGCCTATGCCCCAACCGGTACAACTACAGATACCTATGCAACTAATTGCCAAATCCTCAGAAAATTCCAGTGAAGCTAAAGAGTGGATGATGGGCTGGCTGGGGCCTCTGTGGCCCTATTCCTTACCACATGGGATGCTCTCCTCAGTCGCAGACGGCTGCACAGTGAGGATTTTCCATTCCAGATCTGGTAGCCCAGAAGTTTCCACCACTCTCACCCACTGCAGTTCCTGCTCACGCCCTGAGGGGGGAAGCACTCCCACCTTCTGCCAAGCAGACACACTGTGGTTATAGGAAGCAACAGGCAGAGAGGTTGCCCACAGTCCTCTTCATGACAAGTGGCCTATTTTGGAGAGGGAGGCACGCATTTGCGTTCAAGGGTTTCTTTTTGTCTGTGGCAAGGACGTTTCTTCAGCGGCTTGTGTATAACAGTCCTGGATTCCAAGGCCACAGGTATACCTGTGCAGGAATCCTGGTGCGTGGGCAGAGATTTCTGAAGGCACAGcctaaataacatttttaaaaacttattctgCTTTTGTGTCTAACAAGGCCAGCCATGCTAAAGAGAACGTCCGCGCTCGGTATTTCTTGGCCAGCATCTCCCTATGTGATCTCCCTAGAAGGACGACATGCACATGAATGGGATAGAAAAAGAGTCCAGTGATTATGGCAGGGCATCACCCACCCACTTGTTTACTGTATCACGGCTCAGAAACAGAGACGGTGGGCTGCTGTGCTGGACTTGCAGAGGGCTTATTCTGCTGCCAGAGAAGCTCCTTACCAACACCGGAGGGCAATTGGGCGATGAACAGCTGACCACCAAGAGATCCTGTTGAATTCCCAGCAGAATCCAGCTCCCCTCTGGGGTGCCTAGGATGGAACAAAGACAGTTGCACAGACAGCCACAGGTTGCAACTGCATTTCTAGCCTTTGTGCAACAGTCTAACACATGTCAGAAGTCCACACTACTGGGGTGAGAGGGAATAACATTGTTGCGTGGGAAATTCTGTTTGACTCTTTAAAGGAACAGGATGCTAAGACTCTATAAAACAGGAAAGAAATAACTTTCTAAAGGAATAAGGGTTTGAAAAAGGAGGAGGGATGGAAGATCAGCTCCttattacacccccccccccgacccggcctgggaattttagttgggGGACATTGTCAGACTGTAAaactctaaaaattaaataataataataataataataataataataataataataataataataataatacaatttttAACCTTGTATGTTGTTTTCAATGTTGCTACCCACTCTGTGCAATATAGAAGTGTGGGATAcaaatataaatttatttattattgtattattattggctgtatatattttttaacgctagagtgcgtcaccccaagggtcagacctgacctagtgcttgcacaggggatacgtttacctttacctttatttttttttaagttgcttcagCAAACAAtgagttcattttaaaaggcagcctgactgcttctgcctgaaatgctgaataGTTAGGTCCAtcccgcacaggtttaatgtagcaggagtttggcaaattgtaatcgctactaatatgcagttatgcacgacgtcgtatacaatctgccacactcctgaaacagtcccgctaaaagcgcttcgttgtagcgcttccagggaaatccccaaaagtggattcaccttctggaaagcgctacactcttgcaaacaatctgcaacagttttgaaaatgttctgtgcgttaccattgttgcggtttcagcaaagtccctccctctgactCTCTCCTCTCAACTTCTGGctaagcaatcgccatttttttctctcggagcaagcgaagagcaacgaaccggcgagccttcattcacccaacgaggcttctccggctgcagtccctccacacagctattttaaagctcccctcaagtcaccaagcacaacacagccccgtttgcaagtttattttttggccgaaaatcgcacctgtgcacaggggaagggatttttttttcactcaggggagtgtggcaacgatgaatcggcagctcacacgccagctgccagctagatgggtctctacgttaggaggaagcaaggaatcaaggaatcaaggcatattcgttgcaacatgtgtctttcttttttaaaaaaacctgttcttaaaggcaaaggggctttttcgaagcatggtaacaaccgtccattggctgttcgtttcattgacggccaggggcaggacaaagcacagaaaaatcacttcctttctagtgatttttgccgagaccggaaacctgtgggaaacgattgaaacacaactggattccactacaaaggcaggtatgtgttacaccgaattccactatttaaaattccgttttttctttctgtgagcaatttgccacattgtgcggaatgggccttactgTGACAGTTATAGGTGATTGGAGTCCCTGCCATTTTGGGGTTGACACCAccttctctggcagccattttgtagctgtgcccACTAGCCTGTGCCAGAGTtctaaaggtgcccacaggctgaaaaaagTTGAGGTCCTCAGGTATTTAGGAAGTGGCTGTTCCATGGAATAAGGCTCCTTCAGCCTACAACCTGAGATATGATTGTACCTGCTGTAACACACTTCACACTCCCCAGTTTGGTATCCACCACCAACAGTTCCTGTAACAGAATGTAAAGAAAGATCATGGAAGCTGCTGCTGAGATACAGGAACCTACTCAGTAATTACATGTGGGCACCTGCCCCCTACACATTGTCTCTTGTGGAGGAAAGTATATCTGGAGCTAACTGGACAGTAATTcatgctctccccccccagtGACCTTTTTATTGAGGGGGGGCAACCATCTAAATAAATTCATCAGTCCACTTCTAAGCTTTGCATCCACACACCACAAAGCTGGATGTTTTGCTACACTCTTCTCTTTGGGTTTTCTTTACAATGTCACTTTCCAACAATCCTACAGATATGCACTCCATCGGCCGGCCATCTCCCTTAATTTTCCAGACCTCCTCTGCTGCCTGAGCATACCTTCCTACTCCTCTGAGGAGTACTCAGCAGGACTCGGCGGTTGTCTGTGGCCCAGCAGAGCAGGGGCAGTGCCCCTGAATAAATCCCCCAGAAACCTTAAAGGGAGAAGACAAGCCCAGTGAAGAGCTTGAATACAACTCAGGTGAAAAACATACAAACTAAAATACGGACAAAGCCAGAAACTGCAAGTGAAACTTTGGAAAGGGGGATCAAGTAGACAAATCTAGCAGGTGGAAATATGGCATTAAGGCATATTTATGGCTCACAAGTTGCTCCATTTTCAAGTGTTAAAAGGTAAACATTAGTGCTTATGTTAAGGCAGCAAGAGCTAGGAAACAAAAATAACAAGTGTGCTAGAACTGGGTGGAATGCCAGGGTGATCAGATGTAGCAAGCTCTGGGTAGCATTTCTCAGTTGAAGAAATTGGGACTTACTGGTGGCGGTCCTGACCACATCCACTACTGTGCAGGTAAGCTTTGTTTGCCAATTGAGCTACATGGGAGAGAAGATCAAACAGAGATCCAGTTAACAGAGATACTGGGAACAGGAAGTGCTGTGCTTCAAGCTGGATCCTATGGATCCATTTCTTTTGTGTAGATGGTTCCAAATTAATCTACCATGCAGCCCTACCATGCAGCATTCTGAATCATACTGAGAGTTCATAAGCGTGACATTTTTATCTTTGGCATCCTATGTCAAGGTTATGCCAAACGTAGCTCTCCATCTCTCTGAACCCTTTTTTCTGGAGGCCTCTTGTTCCATAATTCCACAGTCCCATGGCTGTACACTCCCAGCTACTCTCACCTTCAGGGTAGTTCTTTTCCACTCACCATCTGTAGCTTCAGGCACTGGCGATGAGGCCCAAATACAGGCCCCTCTAAGTAGAGCAGGTGGGTCCCATCCAGGCTCAGCCGGGGAGAAGAGACAGCCTGGCAGTCTGAGGACAGCAATTCTGCAACCACAATTATTATGCAGCATCGATTATTAGATGTTTTATGCATGCCAAACTGACATTCTTTTATGTtctttaaacatttgagctcctataataaacaatttatatttttctaaaattgattttatccctaacctttttggttcttgcctgtttttcaggttgggcttttgtttccctttttgctaCTTGTAGATTTATAAATGCATAACTCACAAGATAGCTTTTTAATCTCCCAAATGGCCCCAAAGCTCCCAGCTGGTAAAAATGCTGCTATAGGAATAGTAAACATCTGAATCAATCTTCTGAGAAATTCCTAGTCACCCTTCTAGGGCTTCTTCTGACAACCAAGTACCTCGCCCATGTTTTAGAAATGGAAAGCATCAGGATCAAGGAAATGGCTGAAGAAAGAGACTCAGCTGCTTTGCAACACCAAATGGATGTGAACTGTTTAAATCTGCGGATACGCGTGTTCCCAAGTACTTCCTGGCTTCTTCCCAAAATGCAAATAGGAAAACTTGTATCAGAAAGTGCAGAATGAATCCCAGAATGAATCCCAACCTAAATGGGATTCTTTTATGTCTTTTATAGTTGCACAGAAGGGGGAATCTGTCAGGAACAGCTTCTTCTTGATCTGTAGTACTAAGCCAGGAAAAGCTGTACCTTTTAAAATTCCCCCCTTTGCAGGACTTACCACAGCTATTTCCAGAGAGTTCCAAGAGGAACAGGGCTGACCTACAGCAGGGAGAGGGAAATTGTAAGAAACGATCCAAACAACTTTTCTCCCCAACCCCAACCTCATTCCATTTCAGTCCTGGGATATTCCACATATCCACATTTTGCACTTGATAGtgaatcttagaatcttagagctctaatatttgctctcttccacaTTCTGTTTTAAGCAAGTTCTTCATATTAATTATTTATATCCTCTTCCATAAACTAAACAATCGTAGGGGAGCCTGCGGATTCTGTGGTTACTTTTGCTTCAGGCATCTTCCTGATGGTAGCAGGCGGGtgccctccacccccaaacttgAGTCTCACATCAACAGGATCTAAAAGCCAATGCAGTGCAGTGgttaaactaggatctgggaaaatgAGGTGCGACTCCTCACTTTGTCATAgattcttttgctggtggcctggagtCAGTTacgcattctcagcctaacccacttgAGAGGGTGGTTGAGAGGATAAATTGAAGAgaaagatgtaagctgctttaggtccccatGGGGGGAAAATGTAGGGTATAAATCAAGTGTGTGTGGATGGATAAATAGATATTGTACATGGCCAGAGGGCTTTACAAAGTATATTTAAAACAACAGCAGATAAAAACAGAACCGTATTTCTCCAGTGAATACATAAAATCAGTGAGAATAAAACGATGTATCacaacaatccttatccattgttgttcctctatatatttatgaaacagcctagggggtgggacgtgtctggctgtccaagttggaatagggctaatcagggtgcagccagctttgtcctgattggccctacccctgcggctcccgccccccatccctggactctagcctctttgctctcagacgcctcagtgcctggagccagcagcaggtaaggagagaggccctgggcaaaggatcgtggtggagggcctcttggcctgctaggttgggcctgctgacgagggcttcccagcctgctgacggctcgttaaggactgctaaggagctgactagctgactactaaggagctctgtcctggccctgctaacgagctgcccagctcccactcgccccacttgatctggctgtgagctggcgaagcacctctcgccgcgtcaggccgacgGCTCTGcgtgactgccaggggctccctaacctagcgcccgctgtattagttgcagcgggcttgattactagttttgtATATTTATTCCAAGATTTCAGGATGACTACGTGGACACAGGCTTTGAACGAGGGGAGGCCAAGCTCAGTCCTCATCAGTGGGTGTGGTCATAtggaaataaatctttttttccctATCAAATGAGAGTGTCAATAATAACCCTTTTTatactagaacaaagtttgagtccagtggcatctttaaaacaaaatttatttatttatttgtacagtcatagaccaagttttattcagtgtataagcttccatgtgctgCTGGTCTTca
Proteins encoded:
- the LOC143832119 gene encoding acylamino-acid-releasing enzyme-like isoform X1, which gives rise to MEASAKGGGAFLPLARRGGPRGAAPPGTLKRKVEGRQGLASGISSVSLAFALPASSPLFSSQSGPAVPETSPPWGLSGLVFHANLPEKGLPHGLQAAGRRKRGEWCQPDLGSCQQLRFSHQHILHHDGRAVVSVTPVSLPAEIRDQLLVQVSPTGRHKAILSHHLERGQKQEVLEVWSNSGRVKRVNLTEQDKHGRVYTDEQFGCLAWSSSETQILYVAERKRPKMQPLLSQDRFSQEGEKPSETTKGEQYVYYDNWGEMLNENSVPVLCVLDVQTNEISVPGGVPGHVSPGQALWSPNNKGIIFVGWWHEPFRLGLKACSNRRSALFLLELSGNSCELLSSDCQAVSSPRLSLDGTHLLYLEGPVFGPHRQCLKLQMLNWQTKLTCTVVDVVRTATRTVGGGYQTGECEVCYSRYNHISGCRLKEPYSMEQPLPKYLRTSTFFSLWAPLELWHRLVGTATKWLPEKVVSTPKWQGLQSPITVTAPQRGAGFCWEFNRISWWSAVHRPIALRCCVSAWQKVGVLPPSGREQELQWVRVVETSGLPDLEWKILTVQPSATEESIPCAFEALLLRPQGCQHGGKGFPLIVSPHGGPHAVFEACWRPTMACLCRLGFAVLMAVNYRGSLGFGQASIDSLISRVGIQDVEDTQLALELALQSEPLDPNRIALLGGSHGGFICCHLLGRYPKMYKACAVRSPVINMATLLGTSDIPDWRYASLGLPYFFERTPSEEDLVAMLLRSPIIHAAKVNTPVLLCVGAKDQRVSPYQSVEYYRVLQARGIPVRLLWYPEGNHAISGVQTEADFFMNCAQWIMQHLSVETGSGRQEAPEEAETSILF